A genomic stretch from Arachis stenosperma cultivar V10309 chromosome 3, arast.V10309.gnm1.PFL2, whole genome shotgun sequence includes:
- the LOC130968436 gene encoding 40S ribosomal protein S15-4-like — protein MADVEGDTAAAASAPKKRTFKKFSFRGVDLDALLDMSTDELVKLFTARARRRFQRGLTRKPMALIKKLRKAKREAPAGEKPEPVRTHLRNMIIVPEMIGSIIGVYNGKTFNQVEIKPEMIGHYLAEFSISYKPVKHGRPGIGATHSSRFIPLK, from the exons ATG GCAGATGTGGAAGGAGATACTGCAGCGGCGGCGTCAGCGCCAAAGAAGAGAACGTTCAAGAAGTTCAGCTTCAGAGGAGTGGATCTGGACGCGCTCCTGGACATGTCTACCGACGAGCTCGTGAAGCTGTTCACCGCGCGCGCTCGCAGAAGGTTCCAGAGAGGTCTGACAAGGAAGCCGATGGCGCTTATCAAGAAGCTCCGGAAAGCGAAGAGGGAAGCTCCGGCGGGTGAGAAGCCTGAGCCAGTTCGCACACACCTTCGCAACATGATAATTGTTCCTGAGATGATCGGTAGCATCATTGGTGTTTACAACGGAAAGACGTTCAACCAGGTTGAGATTAAGCCTGAGATGATTGGCCATTACCTTGCCGAGTTCTCCATATCTTACAAGCCCGTCAAGCACGGCAGGCCTGGTATTGGTGCCACCCACTCTTCCAGGTTCATCCCTCTCAAATGA
- the LOC130968434 gene encoding nudix hydrolase 17, mitochondrial: protein MAAVCLLVSRSGRHLQRYNNTGGRQVVGCIPYRFKEDMMSNELELEVLLVSSQKGEALMFPKGGWEIDESLEEAASRESMEEAGVIGSVGNQLGQWNFVSKRHGIYYEGHMFPLFVNQQLDIWPEKNLRKRVWMTVPQAREICQHWWMKEALDILVKRLSSQDTREL, encoded by the exons ATGGCAGCAGTATGCTTGTTGGTTTCTCGATCCGGCAGACACTTGCAAAGATACAACAACACCGGCGGCCGCCAAGTGGTCGG ATGCATACCTTATAGATTCAAGGAAGATATGATGAGCAATGAATTGGAATTGGAGGTATTATTGGTGAGTTCACAGAAAGGAGAGGCGCTCATGTTCCCCAAAGGAGGATGGGAAATTGATGAATCTTTAGAAGAAGCAGCTTCTAGAGAGTCTATGGAAGAAGCCGGAGTGATTGGAAGCGTTGGGAATCAATTGGGTCAATGGAATTTCGTTAGCAAAAGACATGGCATTTACTATGAAGGGCACATGTTCCCTTTGTTTGTCAATCAACAACTTGATATCTGGCCTGAGAAAAATCTAAGGAAAAGAGTTTGGATGACAGTTCCTCAAGCTAGAGAAATTTGTCAGCATTGGTGGATGAAGGAAGCTTTAGATATCTTGGTTAAACGACTGAGCTCACAAGATACCAGGGAACTATAA
- the LOC130968433 gene encoding LOW QUALITY PROTEIN: uncharacterized protein LOC130968433 (The sequence of the model RefSeq protein was modified relative to this genomic sequence to represent the inferred CDS: inserted 1 base in 1 codon), with protein sequence MATSKAVMASLTHLRPLTCAASSSYPARLVPHPPDLIKWVTREGGFVHPAIKIAVHPSHGLGLLANQQIPKGSDLIVLPDHIPLRFNHQDATHSLLLQLARHVPEELWAMRLGLKLLQERAKVGSFWWPYISNLPETYTVPIFFPGEDIKNLQYAPLLHQVNKRCRFLLDFEKEVKHALVNLTPDKHPFGGQEVDASSLGWAMSAVSSRAFRLYGDKRPDGIHIDIPMMLPLIDMCNHSFNPNARIVQEKDSSSIKMQVKVVAETAIKEDDPLLLNYGCLNNDXFLLDYGFVIQSNPYDCIELKYDGALLDAASSAAGVSSPNFSAPAPWQEQILAQLNLAGEASDLKVSIGGEDVVEGRLLAALRVLLSSSMETVQKHDLNTLKSLSAEAPLGVANETAVLRTLIALCVIALGHFPTKIMDDESLLKQGASGSTELAIQYRIQKKSVIVDAMRSLSRRVKLLSSKETTVSAEG encoded by the exons ATGGCTACTTCGAAGGCGGTTATGGCTTCTTTGACGCACCTGCGTCCGCTAACATGCGCCGCCTCATCGTCCTACCCTGCTCGACTGGTTCCCCACCCACCGGACCTCATCAAGTGGGTCACCAGAGAAGGCGGCTTCGTCCACCCTGCCATCAAGATAGCGGTTCATCCCTCCCACGGTCTCGGCTTACTCGCCAACCAACAAATCCCCAAGGGTTCCGACCTTATCGTTCTCCCCGACCACATTCCCTTGAGGTTTAACCACCAAGACGCCACCCACTCTCTCCTCCTTCAATTGGCCCGCCATGTTCCTG AGGAACTGTGGGCCATGAGGCTAGGTTTGAAGCTGCTTCAAGAAAGAGCTAAAGTTGGATCCTTTTGGTGGCCATACATCAGCAATCTCCCGGAAACATACACTGTCCCTATCTTCTTTCCCGGAGAGGATATAAAGAACTTGCAGTATGCTCCTCTTCTTCACCAG GTGAACAAAAGATGTCGGTTTCTTCTTGATTTTGAGAAAGAAGTTAAGCATGCCTTAGTCAATCTCACACCAGATAAGCATCCTTTTGGTGGCCAAGAAGTAGATGCATCTTCTCTTGGATGGGCTATGTCAGCAGTCTCATCAAGAGCATTCCGTTTATATGGTGACAAACGGCCAGATGGGATCCATATTGacatacctatgatgctccctCTGATTGATATGTGCAATCATAGTTTCAATCCAAATGCCAGAATTGTTCAGGAAAAAGACTCTAGTAGCATAAAAATGCAAGTAAAG GTTGTGGCTGagacagcaatcaaagaagaTGATCCTTTATTGCTTAACTATGGCTGTCTAAACAATG TTTTCCTTCTTGATTATGGATTTGTGATACAATCAAACCCGTATGACTGCATTGAACTGAAATACGATGGTGCTCTTTTGGATGCTGCAAGCTCAGCAGCTGGAGTTTCATCACCAAATTTCTCAGCACCTGCTCCATGGCAGGAACAGATTCTTGCTCAGCTAAATCTTGCTGGGGAAGCTTCAGATCTCAAG GTGAGCATAGGTGGTGAAGATGTAGTAGAGGGGCGTTTGTTGGCTGCATTGAGAGTACTCCTTTCAAGTAGTATGGAAACCGTGCAGAAGCATGACCTCAACACACTCAAGTCTTTATCAGCCGAAGCCCCGCTGGGTGTTGCAAATGAAACAGCTGTCTTGCGTACGCTTATAGCTTTGTGTGTGATTGCACTGGGACACTTCCCCACCAAAATAATGGATGATGAATCACTGCTGAAGCAGGGTGCCTCAGGTTCAACGGAATTGGCCATTCAATACAGAATCCAAAAGAAATCTGTGATTGTTGATGCCATGAGATCTCTCTCAAGGAGGGTAAAGCTTCTCTCTTCCAAGGAAACAACAGTGAGTGCCGAAGGCTAA